In a single window of the Rhodamnia argentea isolate NSW1041297 chromosome 2, ASM2092103v1, whole genome shotgun sequence genome:
- the LOC115748926 gene encoding MDIS1-interacting receptor like kinase 2-like yields the protein MGSPKLETPVHLLASFALFTVLLLIIPQGAVPAYASTLEAQALLKWKSSLQNQNQSTSSLSSWTLPPQNATGSNATAASPCGWYGIACNLARSVIGINLTSSNIRGTLDEFPFSSLPYLTYIDMYINELSGGIPPQVGLLTNLTYLDLSFNQLSGQIPRDIGDLTKLEVLHLISNELNGSIPDEIGRLRLMNELALYSNQLDGSLPSSLGNLSSLARLYLYNNSFSGFIPLEMGNLTNLEEIYMDTNFLTGPLPPTFGKLTKLTELHVYDNELTGSIPPEIGNLNLLRRLSLYYNNLTGSIPSTLGNLTELTLLFLYGNQLSGIIPDELGNLQAMIDFELSMNQLTGPVPSSLGNMTDLKYLFLRENQLSGSVPGFLGDLTNLVVLQLDTNQFTDFMPDNLCRGGSLRNLTMAGNNLTGSIPRSLRNCTSLLRVRLEENQLTGNLSDVFGVYPNLDFMDLSFNKFYGEISVNWGSCPRLRDLRIAGNNMTGTLPPEIGNATELQGLDLSSIGLVGEIPKELGKLTSLVRLNLSRNQLSGMSPDFVSLSGLQRVDLSRNRLSMSIPERIGQLADLVLLDLSNNRLSQEIPGQIGMLTHLSELDLNNNSLIGEIPAQLSNLQSLVKLDLSHNSLSGPIYAVFKDMPGLATVDISYNEFQGPVPNTTAFQDAPTEALQGNAGLCGNVDGLQPCDQSAPLKKKKNSNTDKKVFLIVFLILGAFILFSFVGVYYIFHRRKNRRQAEPAREREKLVSISTYDGRILYEEIIEATENFNDRYCIGVGGYGRVFRAKLRSGVAVAVKKLHQMSDSGQTNQKEFQSEIRALTEIRHRNIVRLHGFCSHPQHSFLVYEYVERGDLSATLSEDGDAKELGWDRRANIVKGIAHALSYMHHDCVPPIVHRDISSNNILLDYECEARVSDFGTAKLLKLDTSNWSAVAGTYGYVAPELAYTMKVTEKCNVYSFGVVAIEVIHGKHPGETISSLLAASDKEIATILKNMLDSRLPAPMPGLQDELLVIFKLAIACLSANPRLRPSMNMVSQMLSACSAAH from the exons ATGGGTTCACCAAAATTGGAGACGCCAGTTCATCTTCTAGCCTCCTTTGCCCTTTTCACAGTGCTTTTACTTATCATTCCACAAGGTGCAGTTCCTGCTTATGCCTCCACACTGGAAGCACAAGCCCTTCTCAAATGGAAATCCAGCcttcaaaaccaaaaccaatcCACCTCTTCTCTATCTTCATGGACTCTCCCTCCTCAAAACGCTACCGGCTCCAACGCGACGGCGGCGAGCCCGTGCGGTTGGTACGGCATCGCGTGTAACCTGGCCAGGAGCGTGATTGGAATCAACCTCACCAGTTCGAACATCAGAGGTACGCTCGATGAGTTCCCGTTCTCGTCTTTGCCGTATCTTACCTATATAGACATGTACATAAATGAACTCTCCGGCGGTATTCCACCTCAAGTCGGCCTTTTGACCAACCTCACCTACCTTGACCTCTCCTTTAACCAATTATCCGGGCAAATACCGCGGGACATTGGGGATCTCACAAAGCTTGAGGTGCTACACCTGATTTCGAACGAGTTGAATGGCTCTATCCCTGACGAAATAGGCCGGTTGCGTTTGATGAACGAGCTCGCCTTGTACTCGAACCAATTGGATGgatcccttccttcttccttgggTAACTTGAGCAGCCTTGCTAGACTATATCTATATAACAATTCATTTTCCGGTTTTATTCCTCTTGAAATGGGAAATTTGACCAACTTGGAGGAGATTTACATGGATACCAACTTCCTAACAGGGCCACTTCCTCCCACGTTTgggaaattgacaaaactaacGGAATTGCACGTATATGATAATGAACTCACCGGTTCTATCCCACCAGAGATAGGGAACTTGAATCTTCTTCGCCGACTCAGCCTGTACTACAACAATCTTACTGGTTCAATCCCCTCAACGTTAGGAAATTTGACAGAGCTTACACTTCTTTTTCTGTATGGCAACCAGCTTTCTGGTATCATTCCTGATGAGTTAGGAAACCTTCAAGCTATGATCGATTTCGAGCTGAGTATGAATCAGCTCACAGGTCCTGTTCCTTCTTCTCTGGGCAATATGACTGACCTGAAATATTTATTCCTCCGTGAGAACCAACTTTCCGGTTCAGTTCCTGGATTCCTTGGGGATTTGACAAACCTGGTGGTGCTACAATTGGATACAAACCAGTTCACCGATTTCATGCCAGATAACTTGTGCCGAGGTGGATCACTGCGTAACCTCACCATGGCCGGCAACAACCTCACAGGTTCCATACCCAGAAGCTTGAGAAATTGCACGAGCTTACTCAGGGTACGCCTCGAGGAGAACCAACTCACTGGAAATCTTTCCGATGTTTTCGGCGTCTACCCAAACTTGGACTTCATGGATTTGAGTTTCAACAAGTTTTACGGGGAAATCTCGGTTAATTGGGGAAGTTGTCCGCGTTTGAGGGATCTACGAATTGCTGGGAACAACATGACCGGTACCTTGCCTCCTGAGATCGGAAATGCGACTGAACTACAAGGACTCGATCTTTCTTCCATTGGTTTAGTTGGTGAGATTCCAAAGGAACTCGGGAAATTGACCTCTTTGGTGAGGTTGAACTTGAGCAGGAATCAACTTTCTGGCATGAGTCCCGACTTCGTTTCACTATCTGGTCTTCAAAGAGTGGATTTGTCCAGGAATAGATTAAGCATGTCTATCCCAGAGAGAATCGGGCAGTTGGCAGACTTAGTCCTCCTGGATTTGAGCAACAACCGGTTAAGCCAAGAAATTCCTGGCCAGATAGGGATGCTGACTCACTTATCTGAGCTAGACTTGAACAATAACTCATTGATCGGTGAGATTCCAGCACAACTCAGCAATCTGCAAAGTTTAGTGAAACTTGACCTCTCACACAACAGTCTTTCTGGCCCTATATACGCCGTTTTCAAGGATATGCCAGGTTTGGCAACAGTTGACATATCCTACAATGAGTTCCAGGGTCCAGTTCCAAACACCACGGCATTCCAAGATGCTCCAACAGAAGCATTACAAGGTAACGCTGGATTATGTGGAAATGTTGATGGACTTCAGCCTTGTGATCAATCGGCGccactgaagaagaagaagaactccaATACTGATAAGAAAGTTTTTCTCATTGTTTTCCTCATACTTGGAGCATTTATCCTGTTTTCTTTCGTCGGAGTATACTACATTTTCCATAGAAGAAAGAACCGCCGACAAGCAGagccagcgagagagagagagaaattggttTCTATATCTACTTACGATGGGAGGATATTGTACGAAGAAATCATCGAAGCGACTGAGAATTTTAATGACAGATACTGCATTGGAGTTGGAGGATATGGAAGAGTCTTCAGAGCAAAGCTAAGATCAGGCGTTGCGGTGGCTGTGAAGAAGCTTCATCAGATGTCCGATAGCGGGCAAACGAATCAGAAGGAGTTTCAGAGTGAGATAAGGGCACTGACGGAAATACGACACCGCAACATCGTGAGACTCCACGGCTTCTGTTCACATCCCCAGCACTCGTTCTTGGTGTACGAGTATGTGGAAAGAGGAGACCTGTCTGCAACCCTGAGCGAAGATGGGGACGCGAAAGAGTTGGGTTGGGATAGGAGGGCCAATATTGTTAAAGGCATAGCTCATGCTCTGTCTTACATGCACCATGACTGTGTGCCACCTATTGTTCACCGAGACATATCAAGCAACAACATCTTGCTTGATTATGAGTGCGAGGCCCGTGTTTCCGACTTCGGTACAGCCAAGCTTCTCAAGCTAGACACGTCGAATTGGAGCGCTGTCGCTGGGACATACGGATACGTCGCCCCAG AGCTAGCTTACACGATGAAGGTGACCGAGAAATGCAACGTGTACAGCTTCGGGGTCGTGGCGATAGAGGTGATCCATGGAAAACATCCGGGCGAAACCATCTCATCCCTCTTAGCTGCATCGGATAAGGAGATTGCAACAATCCTGAAAAATATGCTGGATTCGCGCCTACCAGCCCCAATGCCCGGCCTTCAGGATGAACTTCTAGTCATCTTCAAGCTCGCAATTGCTTGTTTATCCGCCAATCCACGACTCAGGCCGTCGATGAACATGGTTTCTCAGATGCTATCGGCATGTTCAGCCGCTCACTGA
- the LOC115748930 gene encoding uncharacterized protein LOC115748930, protein MLKKQNSHAKTKELSGHDIFAPPPEILPRTLDSRSLAMHQDMGESAQHNLRTSVKVSNLVGGQSNIMSTEEPVLKTAKKIYDKKFSELSGNNIFEGDVPPSSAEKPLSVAKLREISGNGIFADGKVESRDYLGGVRKPPGGESSITLV, encoded by the exons ATGTTGAAAAAGCAGAACTCCCATGCTAAAACCAAAGAGCTTAGTGGGCATGACATATTTGCACCTCCACCTGAAATCTTGCCCAGGACATTGGATTCACGTTCACTCGCAATGCATCAAGACATGGGAGAATCTGCACAACATAATTTACGCACGTCTGTCAAAGTTTCTAAC CTCGTTGGAGGCCAGAGTAATATAATGTCCACTGAAGAACCTGTGCTGAAGACGGCGAAGAAGATCTACGACAAGAAATTCTCTGAACTTTCAGGAAACAACATCTTCGAGGGTGACGTGCCTCCATCATCTGCCGAGAAACCACTAAG TGTGGCAAAACTGCGCGAGATAAGTGGCAACGGCATTTTTGCTGATGGTAAGGTAGAATCTCGGGACTACCTGGGCGGCGTGCGCAAACCGCCTGGCGGTGAGAGCAGCATCACATTGGTTTGA